Proteins co-encoded in one Oreochromis aureus strain Israel breed Guangdong linkage group 3, ZZ_aureus, whole genome shotgun sequence genomic window:
- the gba2 gene encoding non-lysosomal glucosylceramidase — translation MTSEWGEKSTADLMSRYVSKEMGYNVPKEGWRICLAHEFKEKRKPFQAKDVSLSNIWGHIGLGVRYLKFWYKKTQVEKKAPFIDMFGAQPLRQIYGAPLGGIGGGTITRGWRGEFCRWQLNPGMYHYKTVIPNQFTVCLRREGKTVYQQVLSVERPPTLQGWNWGYCGEYAFYHALYPRAWTVYDLPGQNVTLTCRQISPVIPHDYQDSSLPVAVLVWDIENKNEYDLDVSIMFTMVNGSGQKDDKCGGHWNEPFHLEKEGEAVSGVLLHHCTAVNPYTLCIAARDQSDREISHQTAFSPKGPCFSLWNDLIDDGRLDSPTGSSPPTVKGEKVAAAVAVGCSVPAQGHNSLEFCLAWDMPKMTFGSQEKEHTRRYTRYFGTKGDASPSLSHYALTHYKQWERSIEEWQRPILQDSSLPSWYKSALFNELYFVADGGTVWTEMTEDVDISGGIRSEDGGLPAQPAVIKEYGRFAYLEGQEYRMYNTYDVHFYSSFALIMLWPKLALSVQYDIAGSVVQQDLTERLYLMSGQYSPVKTKNVVPHDIGDPDDEPWVRVNAYLIHDTAGWKDLNLKFVLQVYRDFHLTQDRQYLQDMWPICQAVMESELKFDLDGDGLIENSGYADQTYDGWIVTGPSAYCGGMWVASLCVMCKMARLLDSEESYRHYKDLLDRGSAAFEKLLWNGKYYNYDSSGRELSNSVMSDQCAGHWFLRASGLGDGEFQAFPKEKIQSALKSVFDLNVMSFAGGQMGAVNGMRPEGVPDHSSVQSDEVWIGVVYGLAATMIHEGMQEEGMRTAEGCYRTVWEKLGMAFQTPEAYCEKNIYRSLAYMRPLSIWAMQLALNTSQKDQTTTAQTGVTD, via the exons ATGACTTCAGAGTGGGGTGAGAAATCCACAGCAGACCTCATGAGCAGGTATGTCTCCAAGGAAATGGGATACAATGTGCCCAAGGAAGGTTGGCGTATCTGTCTGGCGCACGAGTTCAAGGAGAAGAGAAAGCCCTTTCAAGCGAAAGACGTCTCTCTGTCCAACATCTGGGGGCATATTGGCCTTGGAGTCAG GTATCTAAAATTTTGGTACAAGAAGACGCAGGTGGAAAAGAAGGCTCCGTTCATTGATATGTTTGGTGCCCAACCCTTACGCCAAATCTACG GTGCTCCACTTGGCGGCATTGGAGGAGGTACCATCACAAGAGGTTGGAGGGGGGAGTTCTGCAGATGGCAACTTAATCCTGGGATGTACCACTACAAAACAGTTATACCCAATCAG TTCACTGTGTGTTTGCGCCgtgaaggaaaaactgtttACCAGCAAGTGTTATCTGTAGAGCGTCCACCTACATTACAAGGCTGGAACTGGGGCTACTGCGGGGAGTACGCCTTCTATCACGCCTTGTATCCTCGCGCCTGGACTGTTTACGACCTGCCAGGACAGAACGTCACCCTGACCTGCAGGCAGATTTCCCCAGTCATCCCTCACGATTATCAG GACTCAAGTCTCCCAGTGGCAGTATTGGTGTGGGACATAGAGAACAAGAACGAGTACGATCTTGATGTCTCGATTATGTTTACCATGGTCAACGGATCAGGACAAAAGGACGACAAGTGTGGCGGACACTGGAATGAACCATTTCACCTAGAGAAGGAGGGGGAGGCGGTGTCTGGGGTCCTACTTCATCACTGTACTGCAGTGAACCCTTACACTCTGTGCATTGCAGCCCGAGATCAG TCTGACAGGGAGATCAGCCACCAGACAGCGTTCAGTCCAAAGGGACCCTGCTTCAGTCTGTGGAATGACCTCATCGATGATGGACGGCTGGACTCTCCTACAG GATCCAGCCCACCAACAGTCAAAGGAGAAAAGGTAGCTGCGGCAGTAGCTGTGGGCTGCTCGGTGCCGGCTCAGGGCCATAACTCACTGGAGTTCTGCCTGGCCTGGGACATGCCCAAAATGACCTTTGGGTCTCAGGAGAAGGAGCACACGAG gaGATACACTCGTTACTTTGGGACCAAAGGAGATGCATCTCCCTCACTCAGCCATTATGCCCTAACACACTACAAGCAGTGGGAGAGAAGCATTGAGGAGTGGCAGAGACCCATACTGCAGGACAG TTCTCTACCCTCCTGGTATAAGTCAGCACTGTTTAACGAGTTATACTTTGTGGCGGATGGCGGGACCGTGTGGACGGAGATGACGGAGGATGTTGACATCAGTGGTGGCATACGTAGCGAGGACGGAGGTCTGCCAGCTCAACCCGCTGTCATCAAGGAGTATGGACGTTTCGCTTACCTAGAAG GTCAGGAGTACAGAATGTACAACACATATGATGTGCACTTCTACTCCTCTTTTGCACTTATCATGCTGTGGCCCAAACTTGCCTTGAGTGTGCAGTACGACATTG CTGGCAGTGTGGTTCAGCAAGACCTCACGGAGAGACTCTACCTAATGAGCGGCCAGTATTCTCCCGTCAAAACCAAAAATGTGGTGCCTCACGACATCGGAGACCCAG ATGACGAGCCCTGGGTGAGGGTGAATGCCTACCTCATTCATGACACTGCAGGCTGGAAGGACCTGAACCTGAAGTTTGTCCTGCAGGTATACAGGGACTTTCATCTTACCCAGGACAGGCAATACCTCCAGGACATGTGGCCCATCTGCCAG GCGGTGATGGAGTCGGAGTTGAAATTTGACCTGGATGGAGATGGCCTGATAGAGAACTCTGGATATGCTGACCAGACCTATGATGGCTGGATAGTGACTGGACCAAG tGCATACTGTGGTGGTATGTGGGTGGCATCGCTCTGTGTGATGTGTAAAATGGCCAGACTGTTGGACAGCGAGGAGTCGTACCGTCACTACAAAGACCTGTTGGACAGAGGCAGTGCTGCTTTTGAGAAACTACTGTGGAATG GCAAATACTATAACTATGACAGCAGTGGGAGAGAGCTTTCTAACAGTGTCATGTCGGACCAGTGTGCTGGCCACTGGTTCCTGAGAGCATCTGGGCTGGGAGACGGAGAATTTCAG GCCTTTCCAAAAGAAAAGATCCAGAGTGCACTAAAATCTGTGTTCGACTTGAATGTAATGAGCTTTGCTGGAGGCCAGATGGGGGCAGTCAATGGCATGCGCCCTGAAGGAGTCCCTGACCACTCCAGCGTCCAGTCTGATGAAGTCTGGATTGGAGTTGTATACGGGCTGGCAGCCACAATGATCCATGAG GGAATGCAGGAGGAAGGTATGCGTACAGCGGAGGGCTGCTACCGGACGGTGTGGGAGAAGCTGGGCATGGCCTTTCAGACCCCAGAAGCCTACTGTGAGAAGAATATCTATCGTTCTCTGGCCTACATGAGGCCTCTGAGCATTTGGGCCATGCAGCTTGCCCTGAACACCTCACAGAAGGATCAGACTACAACAGCTCAGACTGGAGTCACAGACTGA